The Pseudomonas graminis region TGCATGGGGCCGACGCTTTTCCCACAGCCACATCACCGCGATGGTGCCCAGCCCGAGAAGACCGGCCTGCATGGCGCTGCCCATCCCCAACGCACCCATTACGGTCTGCGGGAACGCCACGAGATTATCGAGCCCGGAAGGCTTGGGTCCGCTGTCGAACATGACGTGGACCTGGGAAAGCACAATCAGCACGCCGATACCCGCCAGCATGCCGTAAACCACCGCCGGGGCGGTCACGCGGAACCAGCAGCCGAGCTTCAAGCGTCCAGCCAGCAATTGCAGCGCACCGGCGAGCAGCAGAATCGGCCCGAGCATGGCGATGCCGTGCTCTCGGACCAGCTCGAACACCAGCACCGCCAGCCCTGCCGCCGGGCCGCTGACCTGCAGTGGCGAACCGGCCAGCCACCCCACTACCAAGCCGCCAATGATGCCGGTGATCAAACCCTTTGACGGCGGCATGCCGGAAGCGATGGCGATCCCCATGCACAAAGGCAGGGCCACCAGAAAAACCACCACGGAAGCCAGCAGCTCCCGTGGTAACAACGCTTTCAGATCAGTAGTAGCCATGACGACTCTCCGGAATTCAGACGTGACGACGCCCGGCGGCACGCGCTATGTGCGGCCGCTACGAGCTTGTATGAGGGTGGAACCGTCAGGGCCAACGCCGCTGCGCTCAGGCGCAGCGGGTCAGCCGGCGATCAATATCGACCGCGGGGGATCGACGCCATGGGCACCGGGTGGTCGCCATCCAGCGCCAGGAAGCAGTCCTGCTCGGCATCGTAAGCGCGGATTTCGCTGGTCTCGATGTCGTAGACCCAGCCATGGATGAACAACTGACCGCTGGCCAGCTTGGACGCCACGGAGGGGTGCGTGCGCAAGTGTTGCAGCTGCGCGATGACGTTTTCTTCGGTGAGCACGTGCATGGTTTCGTGCTCGCCGGTGCAGTTGCAGTTGTCCTGCACAACAGTCTTGGCGACCTCGGCATGGCGCAGCCAGGCTTTGACCGTCGGCATTTTTTCCAGGGTGTCGGGGTTGAGAACGGCGCGCATGGCCCCGCAATCGGAGTGGCCGCAGACAATGATGTGCTGCACGCCCAAAGCCAGTACGGCGTATTCGATAGCGGTAGAAACGCCGCCATTCATGGGACCGTACGGCGGGACGACGTTGCCCACGTTACGGGTGACGAACAGGTCGCCCGGCGAGCTTTGGGTGATGAGTTCCGGGACGATGCGCGAGTCGGCGCAGGTGATGAACATGGCCCGGGGATGTTGGGCGGTGGCGAGTTTCTTGAACAGTTCTTCCTGCTGAGGGAAGACGTCATGGCGGAAATGCTTGAAGCCATCAACGATCTGCTTCAACGCCATTTCGGCGGTTTCCACCTGAGGCGTTACGCCTGTCGTCGCAGCCTGAGGCTGCTTATCCTGGTCACTCATGTTTCATCCTCTCTGACGGATTTAAGTGGATTTTCCGGCGAATCCTGTGGATGACCCACTTTTTTCTGGTCTTCTTGCGTATCTTTTCCTACAAGACCAATCGGTCACTTCCGACTCACCTTAACGACGCAAACTTAATTGAAACTGAATGCGTGGCTCTAGATCGCGGGTCTTGCGTTAGAAAATCTAAACCGCAAGCGGCTGTTGTGGTGGAACACAGTTAAGACGCCATTCGAGTCACAGCAGCGACATCTGACCGCCGGGTGGGCAAAACGCGCTGCAGTCGAGTTGAAAACTTTCCCGGCGGTTCAAGCCATGCTTCTTGATCGCGAGGCTGTAACGCTGCGCCAGCAACTCAGCGAATACCCCCTCCCCGCGCATTCGCGAGCCAAACCGGCTGTCATACACCTCGCCGCCGCGGCTCTGACGAACCAGGCTCATGACGTGCTCGGCCCTTTGCGGATAATGCGCCTGGAGCCACTCTTCGAACAGCGGCGCAACCTCCAGTGGCAGGCGCAGCATTACGTAGCTCGCACTCAACGAGCCCGCGGCCTTGGCCTCGGCCATCAGCTTCTCCAGCTCCATGTCATTGATCATCGGAATCATCGGCGCCAGCAACACGCCCACCGGCACACCGGCATCGCGCAACACTTTGATCGCCCGCAATCTAGCCTTGGGCGCAGCGGCCCGTGGTTCAAGGATGCGCTTGAGCTCGTCGTCCAGGGTCGTGAGGCTGATGAACACCGACACCAGCCGCAACTTCGCCAGCTCGGCCAGCAGGTCCAGATCCCGAAGAATCAGCGAACCTTTGGTGATGATCGTCACCGGATGGCGATAGCGCAGCAGCACTTCCAGCGTCGCCCGGCTCAATGTGTATTCGCGCTCGATGGGCTGATACGGATCGGTGTTCGCCCCCAAAGTGATCGGCGCGACGCTGTAGCCTGGCTTGGACAGCTGCTGCTCCAGCAGAGCGGCAGCATTGGTTTTGGCGATCAATTTGGTCTCGAAGTCCAGCCCCGGCGACATGTCCCAATAGGCGTGGCTCGGCCGGGCGTAGCAATAAATACAACCGTGCTCGCATCCTCGGTAAGGATTGATCGAGCGGTCGAAAGGAATGTCGGGCGATGAGTTACGCGCGATGATGCTCTTGGCGGTTTCCAGCGTGACGGTGGTGCCTTGGGTCAGCGGTACTTCCTGATACCAGCCGTCGTCTTCGGCCACCGATCGGTTGGGGGCGAAGCGGTTGTTGGGGTTGGTCGCAGTGCCGCGCCCGCGTGGGGGCAACTGAATGGACATGACGGCTCCTTGATAACTGGTTATGCATACAGTATCGCGAAACGCTCATGCCGTTCACGCGCCACCCCGGAAAAACACTCCGGCGCCGATCAACGGCTTTCACTATCTTTTGACACGCCCCTCACAGCGCCTTGACCCTGCGCGGCGAAAACTTGCCTCATCGATAAACGGCTGGTTTCCACGGTACGTCTTCCATGCTTCTTCGCCCGCTCGCTGCTCAACTCCTCCTGCTGTTGGCCATATCCTCTGTGTCTCTCGCTCACGCTGAAGATGCTTCATCCGCGCAATCGTCACGCCCGGCGCAGTGGGCGCAACTCGTCGACCCGCACTACAACCTCTACCAGATAACGCCCACGCTTTACCGCAGTCGTCAGCCGGACGCCGCAGCACAGCCGCTTCTGCAGCGGCTTGGCGTTCACACGGTGATCAATTTCCTCAAGGAAAGTGACAGCAAATGGCTGTCCGATGCCTCCGTGGCGCAGGTGCAGATTCCGCTGCAGGTGGTGCACATCGACGACGCAGACGTGATCGAAAGCCTTCGCGCTATCCAGACCGCGCAGAAAAACGGGCCGGTGCTGATTCACTGCAAGCACGGGCTGGACCGCACCGGTTTGGTGGCAGCGATGTACCGCATCGTTGCGCAGGGCTGGAGCAAACAAGCGGCGCTGGATGAGATGGAACATGGCGGTTATGGCGACGAAGACAGCCTCAAGCGCGGGATTGCCTACATCAACAACGTCGATGTGGCGGCACTGAAGTCGGCAATGGACACGGGGGCATGCAGCACCAGTGTGTTTGCCCTCTGTGCGATTAAGGGGTGGTCGCACAAAGTAGGCATGATCAATTAAGGGGATCGGTTTCAACGTTGCCATTGCCAATCGATCCAGTCCCCGGCTCGAAAAATCCCTCGCATTTTGCAACACAGCCTTCTGGCGGCAGGGTGGCGCTGTCACAAAATACAACTACTACTAAGCACATGCCGATATTGGCATGGATGCATTTCACGCTTACCGGAAACACCCTATCGAAAAGGATTTCGACAATGACGTTCAATTACACACGGATTGCCCTGGCGGCACTCTTTGGCATAGCCACACTCAAGGCACACGCGACGACGCTCGATTCGCGAGATAAACCCTTCAATGAATACAGTTGGGTCACCACCCACAACTCTTACGAGAAGATCAATCAGAACCTCAGGGAGATGCCGGCCCAGCTCAATGATGGCGTCCGGGGTTTCATGCTTGATCTCTATGTCGAAGGTTCAAACCCTCGCCCCGAAGAACGTATTGAAGTGTGCCACCAGAAACTTGCCTGCTATGGGCCTCTATCCGCACATTTAAAAAACGAATTCCTGCCTTTCCTGCAAAAAAATCCAGGTGAGGTGGTTACGTTGTTCCCTGAAACGTACGTGAAGCGGGAGCACATTCAGGAGGTATTCAATACCTTGCCGGAGCTGTCGAGCGTTTCATTCGACCCGGCAAACTTCGCTGCGAATCAGTGGCCGACGATCAACCAGATGGCGGCACGCAATAACCGCCTGATCCTGTTCACAGACAAACGCGAGGTCGCAGGCGACTACTGGGTTCAGGGAAAAAAGATCACGGTCATGTTTGATCAGGATTGGATTGTGCAGAACCATTGGGACACCCTGGGGAACGTTGCCAGCAGCATTGAAAGTACTCATGA contains the following coding sequences:
- a CDS encoding PA0069 family radical SAM protein; protein product: MSIQLPPRGRGTATNPNNRFAPNRSVAEDDGWYQEVPLTQGTTVTLETAKSIIARNSSPDIPFDRSINPYRGCEHGCIYCYARPSHAYWDMSPGLDFETKLIAKTNAAALLEQQLSKPGYSVAPITLGANTDPYQPIEREYTLSRATLEVLLRYRHPVTIITKGSLILRDLDLLAELAKLRLVSVFISLTTLDDELKRILEPRAAAPKARLRAIKVLRDAGVPVGVLLAPMIPMINDMELEKLMAEAKAAGSLSASYVMLRLPLEVAPLFEEWLQAHYPQRAEHVMSLVRQSRGGEVYDSRFGSRMRGEGVFAELLAQRYSLAIKKHGLNRRESFQLDCSAFCPPGGQMSLL
- a CDS encoding dual specificity protein phosphatase family protein; translation: MLLRPLAAQLLLLLAISSVSLAHAEDASSAQSSRPAQWAQLVDPHYNLYQITPTLYRSRQPDAAAQPLLQRLGVHTVINFLKESDSKWLSDASVAQVQIPLQVVHIDDADVIESLRAIQTAQKNGPVLIHCKHGLDRTGLVAAMYRIVAQGWSKQAALDEMEHGGYGDEDSLKRGIAYINNVDVAALKSAMDTGACSTSVFALCAIKGWSHKVGMIN
- a CDS encoding carbonic anhydrase; this translates as MALKQIVDGFKHFRHDVFPQQEELFKKLATAQHPRAMFITCADSRIVPELITQSSPGDLFVTRNVGNVVPPYGPMNGGVSTAIEYAVLALGVQHIIVCGHSDCGAMRAVLNPDTLEKMPTVKAWLRHAEVAKTVVQDNCNCTGEHETMHVLTEENVIAQLQHLRTHPSVASKLASGQLFIHGWVYDIETSEIRAYDAEQDCFLALDGDHPVPMASIPRGRY